A single Deltaproteobacteria bacterium DNA region contains:
- a CDS encoding carotenoid oxygenase family protein translates to MEGEVHDLVVEGEIPRALNGTLYRNGANPQFAPRGRYHWFDGDGMIHAFAIREGKAHYRNRWVRTQRFQMEREAGEALWGGLADWTNSDPRVEGIFPNAANTNIIVHGGKLLALWEAGPPHELDPETLETRGIYDFDGKLQGPMTAHPKIDPETGELLFFGYSPFPPYLRYYVATADGKITRSEEIDVPVPTMMHDFITTREHVIFMVFPATFRSENFASGAPIRWEPEVGTKIGVMPRSGSSADVRWFATDPCFVFHPMNAYSENGQVIADVCRLPRLPLFDGAEASDLAKDDSAKLTRWALDLRSGSMKDQQLDDSPTEFPRLDERYAGLSYRYGYTGGRCGSPGEDGFFNAIFRYDHQTGRKQVCDFGSTGFPSEPVFVPRAAQAPEGQGYILSVVYRRDENRSDLVILDAENIGHDPVATVKLPHRVPYGFHGNWGHNL, encoded by the coding sequence ATGGAGGGGGAGGTTCACGATCTGGTGGTGGAAGGGGAGATTCCGCGCGCATTAAACGGCACGTTGTATCGTAACGGTGCCAATCCGCAGTTTGCGCCACGTGGTCGCTACCACTGGTTCGATGGAGACGGCATGATCCACGCATTCGCTATCCGTGAAGGGAAAGCGCACTATCGTAACCGTTGGGTACGGACGCAGCGATTCCAGATGGAGCGAGAAGCGGGCGAAGCGCTCTGGGGAGGACTAGCTGATTGGACGAACTCAGACCCACGAGTTGAGGGAATTTTTCCCAATGCAGCCAACACCAACATTATCGTGCATGGTGGGAAACTCTTAGCGCTGTGGGAAGCTGGGCCACCACACGAACTTGATCCAGAAACATTAGAAACGCGCGGCATCTATGACTTCGACGGTAAACTGCAAGGGCCGATGACGGCGCATCCGAAGATCGATCCTGAAACTGGCGAGTTGCTGTTCTTTGGCTACAGTCCGTTTCCGCCGTATCTACGTTACTACGTGGCGACTGCTGATGGGAAGATTACCCGCAGTGAAGAGATCGATGTTCCAGTCCCCACGATGATGCACGACTTCATCACCACGCGTGAGCATGTGATCTTCATGGTTTTTCCGGCGACGTTTCGTTCCGAGAACTTTGCGTCTGGTGCGCCGATTCGCTGGGAGCCGGAGGTAGGAACCAAAATTGGCGTCATGCCGCGCAGCGGTTCGAGTGCCGATGTTCGCTGGTTCGCGACTGATCCGTGTTTCGTATTTCATCCGATGAACGCCTATTCAGAAAATGGTCAGGTGATCGCTGATGTCTGTCGTCTTCCACGCTTGCCGTTATTTGATGGGGCAGAGGCGAGCGATTTAGCGAAGGATGATTCTGCGAAACTTACGCGTTGGGCATTGGATCTGCGTAGCGGTTCGATGAAGGATCAGCAGCTTGATGATAGTCCAACAGAGTTCCCGCGACTCGATGAGCGCTATGCAGGGCTCTCGTACCGTTATGGCTACACTGGTGGACGCTGCGGTAGTCCTGGTGAGGATGGATTTTTTAACGCCATCTTTCGCTATGATCATCAGACCGGACGAAAACAGGTGTGTGACTTTGGCTCGACAGGATTTCCCTCAGAGCCGGTTTTCGTGCCACGTGCAGCACAGGCGCCGGAAGGGCAGGGGTACATACTCTCCGTTGTCTATCGTCGAGATGAGAATCGCAGTGACCTGGTCATTTTGGATGCGGAGAACATAGGCCATGATCCGGTGGCGACGGTAAAGCTACCACATCGAGTGCCCTACGGGTTTCACGGCAATTGGGGACACAATCTCTAA
- a CDS encoding WHG domain-containing protein: protein MLEQLRAMGVAYLRFGIDNPTYYRLIFQDSAVEPTPEQHARLRTSWVIMRDTLAAWLVERQLHDVDRDQAANILWAMVHGLVSLHLAGRLVFSDPQAILTHYDVATSRWFAGLIAMHGSPAQEPPQSRVRTRRHTSTRRSRQRARRKSL, encoded by the coding sequence TTGCTCGAACAACTCCGTGCGATGGGCGTCGCGTATCTCCGTTTCGGGATCGATAATCCAACCTATTATCGCCTCATTTTCCAAGATTCAGCCGTTGAGCCGACACCAGAGCAGCATGCACGCCTACGTACCAGTTGGGTAATCATGCGCGATACCCTAGCGGCATGGCTGGTTGAACGGCAATTGCATGATGTGGACAGGGATCAAGCCGCGAACATCTTATGGGCAATGGTCCATGGCCTCGTCTCTTTACACCTTGCCGGTCGTCTGGTGTTCTCTGATCCTCAAGCAATCTTGACGCATTACGACGTGGCGACGTCTCGTTGGTTCGCGGGATTGATCGCCATGCATGGAAGTCCAGCTCAGGAACCACCGCAATCTCGTGTACGTACTCGTCGACACACATCTACACGCCGCTCTCGGCAGAGAGCAAGGAGGAAGTCATTATGA
- a CDS encoding helix-turn-helix transcriptional regulator: protein MPRPINPTLRADILAVALRLIEESGVEALTMRAVASALGYSATAIYQHFDSKEELLLTLKLQAGDLLTAAIDAA, encoded by the coding sequence ATGCCTCGCCCTATTAACCCAACCTTGCGTGCCGACATTCTTGCTGTGGCACTCCGCTTAATTGAAGAGAGTGGCGTCGAGGCACTGACGATGCGCGCAGTCGCTAGCGCGCTGGGATATAGTGCCACAGCGATTTATCAACACTTCGATAGCAAAGAGGAACTGCTCCTGACCCTCAAACTGCAAGCGGGAGATTTATTGACGGCCGCGATCGATGCTGCGTGA
- a CDS encoding cytochrome P450, whose translation MDAPTPLSLEQVRGDLATFVANPYPAYLEMRPQSPMLMEFLPAGIVPGLDEPLKSWTIMTYDDVLAVLRDHDTFTSARNPFVEKGFFPQLVLIMDDPPRHTRFRRLVNKAFTLRRVEALEPWITSIATELLDNIGSGETDIVQSYTIPLPVKVIARLMGIPGDDYPTFKRWSDTFISSLVSISLEERMKNTLEMVEYFGKIAAARRTQGADDLITALVEAEIEGESLQDWEILGFCILLLIAGNETTTNLIGNMLNILVERPELWQRLRQDRTLVEPVIEETLRYESPVQQLMRMTTKEATLSGVTIPADELVTVFFGAANRDPKEFPNPEEFRLDRDLRSHVSFGAGTHYCLGAPLARAEARISLNAFLDRYSTLTHGSTPAVRQSQSPVVFGFERLPLRLHGGGR comes from the coding sequence ATGGATGCACCAACTCCGCTCTCGCTTGAGCAAGTCCGCGGTGATCTCGCCACGTTTGTCGCCAACCCGTATCCCGCCTATCTGGAGATGCGCCCACAGTCACCGATGCTCATGGAATTTCTTCCCGCCGGCATCGTGCCTGGGCTCGATGAACCGCTGAAATCTTGGACGATCATGACGTACGATGATGTCCTTGCGGTGCTTCGCGATCACGACACCTTTACGTCGGCACGCAACCCCTTCGTTGAAAAAGGGTTCTTTCCGCAGCTGGTGCTGATCATGGACGATCCGCCACGTCACACGCGGTTTCGTCGCTTGGTGAATAAGGCCTTTACCCTGAGACGCGTCGAGGCGTTAGAACCGTGGATTACCTCTATCGCCACCGAACTGCTCGATAACATCGGCTCTGGAGAGACTGACATCGTGCAGTCCTACACCATCCCGTTGCCAGTGAAAGTGATCGCTCGCCTGATGGGCATCCCCGGCGATGATTACCCGACGTTCAAACGCTGGTCAGACACCTTCATTTCATCTCTCGTTTCCATCTCGTTAGAGGAGCGGATGAAGAACACGCTCGAGATGGTGGAATATTTCGGCAAGATCGCAGCGGCGCGGCGCACGCAGGGAGCAGATGACCTCATTACTGCGCTGGTCGAAGCCGAGATTGAGGGGGAGTCACTGCAAGACTGGGAGATTCTTGGCTTCTGCATTCTTCTTCTCATCGCTGGCAACGAAACAACCACCAACTTAATTGGCAATATGCTCAACATTCTGGTGGAGCGTCCAGAATTGTGGCAACGCCTACGGCAGGATCGCACTCTGGTTGAGCCCGTAATCGAAGAAACTCTTCGCTACGAGAGTCCGGTACAACAATTGATGCGAATGACAACCAAAGAAGCGACACTCTCGGGTGTCACCATACCAGCCGATGAATTAGTCACCGTGTTCTTCGGGGCTGCCAATCGCGACCCCAAAGAATTTCCCAATCCCGAGGAATTCCGCCTCGATCGTGACTTGCGCAGTCATGTCTCCTTCGGCGCAGGCACTCACTATTGTTTAGGTGCACCGCTCGCACGCGCCGAAGCCAGGATTTCGCTGAATGCCTTTCTTGATCGTTATTCCACCCTCACCCATGGGAGCACACCTGCAGTGCGCCAATCACAAAGCCCGGTCGTCTTCGGCTTTGAACGACTGCCACTGCGTTTACATGGCGGAGGGCGGTGA
- a CDS encoding ferredoxin has product MPFLIVIPPSPMGAHLQCANHKARSSSALNDCHCVYMAEGGEMRLVINYQKCRKSGQCAYLHAELITADADGTPRVIVETIGKELREAAEDVADICPSGAITLQEN; this is encoded by the coding sequence ATGCCTTTCTTGATCGTTATTCCACCCTCACCCATGGGAGCACACCTGCAGTGCGCCAATCACAAAGCCCGGTCGTCTTCGGCTTTGAACGACTGCCACTGCGTTTACATGGCGGAGGGCGGTGAAATGCGGCTCGTGATCAACTATCAAAAGTGTCGGAAGTCAGGGCAATGCGCCTACCTGCATGCTGAATTGATCACAGCCGACGCAGACGGCACACCACGAGTGATTGTTGAAACGATTGGGAAAGAACTCCGTGAGGCCGCGGAAGACGTGGCGGACATCTGCCCCAGTGGTGCGATTACATTGCAAGAGAATTGA
- a CDS encoding phosphoribosyl-AMP cyclohydrolase: protein MDMNVLEEGTTLTLDFAKLQKVAETKQAVVPAVLQHADTKEVLFIGYVNQFALQETQKTRRAVLWSTSRNELWRKGETSGDVLDLVEIRVNCEQNSLLYIVRPRKGGVCHTKDASGQTRVGCYYRRTSGAGGELEFV, encoded by the coding sequence ATGGATATGAATGTGTTAGAAGAAGGCACAACATTAACGTTGGATTTTGCTAAGCTGCAAAAAGTAGCTGAGACCAAGCAAGCTGTGGTTCCGGCCGTGCTGCAGCACGCCGACACGAAAGAAGTGCTTTTCATTGGCTATGTTAACCAATTTGCGTTGCAAGAAACACAAAAGACTCGACGGGCCGTGTTGTGGTCGACGTCTCGTAACGAACTCTGGCGCAAAGGGGAAACGTCGGGAGACGTCCTCGACCTTGTCGAAATTCGTGTGAACTGCGAACAGAACTCATTGCTCTACATCGTACGCCCGCGCAAAGGTGGGGTGTGTCACACTAAAGATGCCTCCGGACAAACACGCGTCGGGTGTTATTATCGTCGTACGAGTGGGGCTGGGGGAGAGTTGGAGTTCGTGTGA